From the Arthrobacter sp. PM3 genome, one window contains:
- the rpoB gene encoding DNA-directed RNA polymerase subunit beta produces MVASSTSNVNNATAINADSTDGATRRLSFAKIHEPLDVPNLLALQTDSFDWLVGNERWQARVAKAVEEGDLSVATTSGLSDIFEEISPIEDFQGTMSLSFSEPEFADPKYTMAECKDRDATYSAPLYVKAEFMNNNTGEIKQQTVFMGDFPLMTEKGTFVVNGTERVVVSQLVRSPGAYFERTADKTSDKDIFTAKIIPSRGAWFELEIDKRDQVGVRLDRKRKQSVTVLLKALGWTEGQILEEFGQYDSMRATLEKDATETREDALLDIYRKLRPGEPPTVEAAQSLLDNLYFNSKRYDLAKVGRYKINRKLGIDRSLGDKEASVLHVEDIVAMIKFLVALHAGEKTLMGKRDGQEHELRVEIDDIDHFGNRRIRAVGELIENQVRTGLSRMERVVRERMTTQDVEAITPQTLINIRPVVAAIKEFFGTSQLSQFMDQNNPLSGLTHKRRLSALGPGGLSRDRAGMEVRDVHPSHYGRMCPIETPEGPNIGLIGSLASYGRINPFGFIETPYRTVSDGVVSDEVKYLTADDEAEVLIAQANAPLDENKRFAEETVLVRARGGGGEPVLVPAADVEFMDVSPRQMVSVATALIPFLEHDDANRALMGANMQRQAVPLVRSEAPFVGTGMERAAAVDAGDVVIAKKAGVVTEVSAELVIMLNDDGTETNYRINKFARSNQGNCYNHRVLVNEGQRLEVGGIIADGPATDQGELALGKNLLVAFMSWEGHNFEDAIILSQRIVAEDVLSSIHIEEHEIDARDTKLGAEEITRDIPNVSEEVLAGLDERGIIHIGAEVEAGDILVGKVTPKGETELTPEERLLRAIFGEKSREVRDTSLKVPHGESGTVIGVRVFDRDNDDELPPGVNQLVRVYVAAKRKITDGDKLAGRHGNKGVISKILPVEDMPFLADGTPVDIVLNPLGVPGRMNVGQVLETHLGWVAKTGWKIEGEPEWVKQLPNLPRESGQTTVATPVFDGAREEEITGLLDSTNVTRDGDRLINSSGKTRLFDGRSGEPFPDPISVGYMYILKLHHLVDDKIHARSTGPYSMITQQPLGGKAQFGGQRFGEMEVWALEAYGAAYTLQELLTIKSDDIHGRVKVYEAIVKGENIPEPGVPESFKVLIKEMQSLCLNVEVLSTDGTTIEMRDSDDAVFTAAEELGIDLSRAEPSSVEEV; encoded by the coding sequence GGTCGGAAACGAACGCTGGCAGGCGCGCGTGGCGAAGGCCGTCGAAGAAGGCGACCTGAGCGTCGCCACCACCTCGGGTCTGTCCGACATCTTCGAAGAGATCTCCCCGATCGAGGACTTCCAGGGCACCATGTCCCTGAGCTTCTCCGAGCCGGAGTTCGCTGACCCCAAGTACACCATGGCCGAATGCAAGGACCGGGACGCAACGTACTCGGCTCCGCTGTATGTCAAGGCCGAATTCATGAACAACAACACGGGCGAAATCAAGCAGCAGACCGTGTTCATGGGTGACTTCCCGCTGATGACCGAGAAGGGCACCTTCGTCGTCAACGGCACCGAGCGTGTCGTTGTTTCCCAGCTGGTCCGCTCGCCGGGCGCCTACTTCGAGCGCACCGCCGACAAGACCAGCGACAAGGACATCTTCACCGCGAAGATCATCCCCTCCCGCGGCGCCTGGTTCGAACTCGAAATCGACAAGCGCGACCAGGTGGGCGTCCGCCTTGACCGCAAGCGCAAGCAGTCCGTCACCGTGCTGCTGAAGGCCCTCGGCTGGACCGAAGGCCAGATCCTCGAGGAATTCGGCCAGTACGACTCCATGCGCGCGACGCTGGAGAAGGACGCCACCGAGACCCGCGAAGACGCGTTGCTGGACATCTACCGGAAGCTGCGCCCGGGCGAGCCGCCCACCGTCGAGGCTGCCCAGTCCCTGCTGGACAACCTGTACTTCAACTCCAAGCGCTACGATCTGGCCAAGGTCGGCCGTTACAAGATCAACCGCAAGCTTGGCATCGACCGCTCCCTTGGCGACAAGGAAGCCTCGGTCCTGCACGTTGAAGACATCGTGGCCATGATCAAGTTCCTCGTCGCCCTGCACGCCGGCGAGAAGACCCTCATGGGCAAGCGCGACGGCCAGGAGCACGAGCTCCGCGTCGAGATCGATGACATCGACCACTTCGGCAACCGCCGCATCCGCGCCGTCGGCGAGCTCATCGAGAACCAGGTCCGCACCGGCCTGTCCCGCATGGAGCGCGTCGTCCGCGAACGCATGACGACCCAGGACGTCGAGGCCATCACGCCGCAGACCCTGATCAACATCCGTCCCGTCGTGGCAGCGATCAAGGAGTTCTTCGGAACCTCCCAGCTGTCCCAGTTCATGGACCAGAACAACCCGCTCTCGGGCCTGACCCACAAGCGCCGCCTGTCCGCGCTTGGCCCCGGCGGTCTGTCCCGTGACCGTGCCGGCATGGAAGTCCGTGACGTGCACCCGTCCCACTACGGACGTATGTGCCCCATCGAAACTCCTGAAGGCCCGAACATTGGTCTGATCGGTTCGCTGGCTTCCTACGGCCGCATCAACCCGTTCGGTTTCATCGAGACCCCGTACCGCACGGTGTCCGACGGCGTCGTCTCCGATGAGGTCAAGTACCTCACCGCCGACGACGAGGCCGAGGTCCTGATCGCCCAGGCCAACGCCCCGCTCGACGAGAACAAGCGTTTCGCCGAGGAGACCGTCCTGGTCCGTGCCCGCGGTGGTGGAGGCGAGCCCGTGCTGGTTCCCGCCGCCGACGTCGAGTTCATGGACGTTTCCCCGCGCCAGATGGTGTCCGTGGCAACCGCCCTGATCCCGTTCCTCGAGCATGACGATGCCAACCGTGCACTCATGGGTGCCAACATGCAGCGCCAGGCCGTGCCGCTGGTCCGTTCCGAGGCACCGTTCGTCGGTACCGGCATGGAGCGCGCCGCCGCCGTCGACGCCGGTGACGTTGTCATCGCGAAGAAGGCCGGTGTGGTCACCGAGGTCTCCGCTGAGCTGGTCATCATGCTCAACGACGACGGCACGGAAACCAACTACCGCATCAACAAGTTCGCCCGCTCCAACCAGGGCAACTGCTACAACCACCGGGTCCTGGTGAACGAAGGCCAGCGCCTGGAAGTCGGCGGCATCATCGCCGACGGCCCGGCAACGGACCAGGGCGAGCTCGCCCTCGGCAAGAACCTGCTCGTGGCATTCATGTCCTGGGAAGGCCACAACTTCGAGGACGCCATCATCCTGTCCCAGCGGATCGTGGCCGAGGACGTCCTGTCCTCGATCCACATCGAGGAGCACGAGATCGATGCCCGCGACACCAAGCTCGGTGCCGAGGAAATCACCCGTGACATCCCGAACGTGTCCGAGGAAGTCCTGGCGGGCCTGGACGAGCGCGGCATCATCCACATCGGTGCCGAGGTCGAAGCCGGCGACATCCTGGTCGGCAAGGTCACCCCGAAGGGTGAGACCGAACTGACTCCGGAAGAGCGCCTGCTGCGCGCCATCTTCGGTGAGAAGTCCCGCGAAGTGCGCGACACCTCCCTGAAGGTGCCGCACGGCGAGTCCGGCACCGTGATCGGTGTCCGCGTCTTCGACCGCGACAACGACGACGAGCTGCCCCCGGGCGTGAACCAGCTGGTGCGCGTCTACGTGGCCGCCAAGCGCAAGATCACCGACGGCGACAAGCTCGCCGGCCGCCACGGCAACAAGGGTGTTATCTCCAAGATCCTGCCCGTGGAGGACATGCCCTTCCTCGCCGACGGCACCCCCGTTGATATCGTCCTGAACCCGCTGGGTGTTCCGGGCCGTATGAACGTCGGCCAGGTGCTCGAAACGCACCTCGGCTGGGTTGCCAAGACCGGCTGGAAGATCGAAGGCGAGCCCGAATGGGTCAAGCAGCTGCCGAACCTGCCGCGCGAGAGTGGCCAGACCACTGTCGCAACGCCGGTCTTCGACGGTGCGCGTGAAGAGGAGATCACGGGCCTGCTCGACTCCACCAACGTCACCCGCGACGGCGACCGCCTGATCAACTCTTCCGGCAAGACCCGCCTGTTCGACGGCCGCTCCGGCGAACCGTTCCCGGATCCGATCTCGGTCGGCTACATGTACATCCTGAAGCTCCACCACCTGGTGGACGACAAGATCCACGCGCGCTCCACCGGCCCGTACTCCATGATCACGCAGCAGCCGCTGGGTGGTAAGGCACAGTTCGGCGGCCAGCGCTTCGGTGAAATGGAAGTGTGGGCGCTCGAAGCTTACGGCGCCGCGTACACCCTCCAGGAACTCCTCACGATCAAGTCGGATGATATCCACGGTCGCGTGAAGGTCTACGAAGCCATCGTCAAGGGCGAGAACATCCCGGAGCCGGGCGTTCCTGAGTCCTTCAAGGTCTTGATCAAGGAAATGCAGTCGCTGTGCCTGAACGTGGAAGTGCTTTCCACGGACGGAACCACAATTGAAATGCGTGACTCTGATGACGCAGTCTTCACGGCTGCGGAAGAACTGGGCATCGATCTGTCTCGTGCAGAGCCCAGTTCCGTAGAAGAGGTTTAG